A region of the Yarrowia lipolytica chromosome 1C, complete sequence genome:
CTCACAGTCGTTGGAGGGGGCAACGTAGACGGAGTTGAATCGCTCGGTCTTGTAGCACTTCTCGGCGGCACCGGtcttgatggtgatggacTTGATTCGGGCACCGTTGCAgtggttggagttggagaaaaTGTCGAACTTGAGGGGGTACTTGGGGTCGATCTTGTGGCCCAGCAGTCGCTTCTCAATGACAGCGGCCTGGGTGAACAGGGCGAAGAAAACAACGACGAGAGCGGCGAGAGTGGCGAACTTGTTCATTTTGGGTATGGTACAAGTGTTGgagggggaaaaaaagggagcagttttttttggagGCGCCCGAAAAGCGACCCCAAGACTATATATACGCTGTTGTTTATGGAGTGACAGGTGCCCACACTGCTGATTGGACAGCGCGGCGGAAAGTGCAAGGTTCAGGTTATGGAAGGTCGAATGTGGCCTAGACAAGCACATCGACATGCGCTCATACAAAGAAGCCAGCatatgtacttgtgtaGACTGACATATTTGGCTGTCACCGACACAAGCCAAGCCCCAACAAAGCGCCATGTAGTGGTGTAAACAGACATATTGACCAGACAGCGGATTAATATGTAAATTATGAGTGGTGCGAGGGCCGGTCATGAGTGTCTATTGTATGGTGGTTGGGTGAAGAGCGAGTTTCACTTAAGAGTAGTTATAGTCTCATCTAGGCCCCTATCAAAGTTCTCAGCCGTACATCCGTTAACCCAATGTCAATGCCTATTGTGGGGTACGCTGATCGTACGGGCTTTGGGGCAACACTGTAGATAGAGGACGATCGCAAACACTTGGGTCGCTCAGCTCCATCTTGACAGTTGCGGTATTATCGGCTGGTGCATTTTCCACCCGATTTGGACGTCTGTTTTGACAGGTGCAAACAAATGGAACAAGCACTCCTTGGCATGACGAGACATAGGATTCTGAGGGGGACGGCATTACTGGAAGATTTGGGTGGTGAAATGAGACGAAGGTGGTATGAAAATACAGCCCTGTTTAAGAGGAGTATTTCTGTGTACTTTTTACCACCGGTTAATTACCAATATCTCGAGATAAAATGATATTTATTTCTCTCACCCACTCAAACAAGGTTACGTTCGGCGGAGCAGTTGACCCCTAACAGCGACGTGCTAAAAAGGAGACATCCTGTACGACATATCCACCAAAAAGAGTGTGTCAGGTTGTAGGAAGTGCCAACAGCGGAAAGCAAAAAGGTAGACAGTAGAACAGTAAAGTGGTGACGATCCTATAGCGACACGATAGTGCTGACCCGTCTCCTCGTGGCTCTACGAACTTCAGCAGCGCTCTCAGCATTGGTGCAGCTTTTTCACCCGCTTAAATGCCAAGTTTTCTGCACGGTGTGTTGGCCGCGGCTCTCTcagttttttttcatttttttcatttttttcattcaTTTTGTTTCCATTCTATTTTTCCTATTTTGGCGCACGGAAAATACTGCAAAGCGGAGAGTTGAGTGTACCGACTTCAAAACGGAAGCTGAGAAACAGGAACAAATTTTTTTACCCTCCTGATTAGAGTTTATCTGTAACGGTCAGTTGTTAAGGAGTCTCAAACCCAGTATATGATGAGTTATTATGTTTGAAGGGGTAAAACATGTTATAATTACCATctaatatatattttctttttttcaaccTTGAAAATCCAACCACAATAGCCCGTTTTTACTCGCCCCCTAATTCTCCTCTCGGCTCCCCTTTTTAACTCTGTGGAGAACTCAatcactactgtactgggAACGGTGcattttatttattttcaaCTTCGGAGACTTGTTCCGGTCCAGAAAAGTGATCCCATTACCGATcccagtacgagtaaaaAGCGACACAAGAACACTCTTTTCCATGATCGGAAGACTCCGAATGCCATCCTGCAATAATAAATCCCTCTTACGGTGCAATCTTCACCAGGAGTAACCGTACAATTACATACTCCGCCGACTTGCGCCAAGAGACAGAGCCCAACAGAGGTCGTCTCCATGTATGTCGACGTCATGCCAATGACCGTTGGGGAGCCACTGAACAATTTGAACATTTCGAAACATATTCTTGGAGACATCGGGGCTTATGTAAGCTGGcgttcttctccactccCATTAGCCGCTGTGGGGAAGTGCATATTCAGTGGGACCATGAAGGGGGGACTTCTAGCGTGAAGATCGACCACGGACGAAATGAGAGGAGAATGGGGTCCTGAGGTACATAGTCCTGGGATTCATTGTACTATGGAGATATCACACGGAAACTaaaatactgtagctacagtactgtagaagaaaaaaaacaccacatTCCAGCCATTCAAATTAGTATACCTTTTATGCACGACTCGTTGACAATGTAATATCTACAAAGTAATGCTTTGGATGCTACCACTCGAATCTCCGTAATTGTAGCTCCATTTTGGTACACGTATCGAAAAAAACACTGCGTTGACAGAAAAAATGTATATCCTCCATGTTGTTCTGGATCTGAGATATCGCGCACTTCTTCCAGACCGTCAATCTTCCTTCGCCGCACTGTAATGCTATTGGCCGCATCTCCAAGGGGCCACCTTGGGGGGTATCGGAACTCTAAGTGAGCCTACACTAATGCCAAGAAAAAAGAGTGTTTAATATAATGGAGCCGTTAAAGATAGAAGGAAGATATGAGCAGCAGTTTTGATGGTATTTTCAATTAGTAAAATGCTTCAAATTGACCATTCTATCTAAAGAATCATGACATAGTCGCTCTGACGAATGTGCGCACCCGGAACTTCCCGTTCCCGGCTTCAGCCGCACACACACTAACCAAAACTCTCGTCATTCGGCCAGACGATAATGCAGGGCGATCTACACTACAACCTCTAGTAGCTATAGTTACTAAAGATGAATTGTCCGACCAAAGACACCGACAAGACCTGGGCTCGGCCCGGGTACAACCAGAACCCCCGACGATTCGACTCCAATCTCATTTCTAACGTGTTTTTCAGCTCTGGTAACGTGCCCAAACCTGCGACAGGTTGCGATGACGAAGACGGAGGGAAAGGGATACCCTTGGACGCGATTGAGGAACGCAGTGTCAATGAGAACGGCAGTGGAGGATCTGAGGGGCCCAAGGACCAAGTGATTAATCACGCGTGTCCTTCCgctcctccccctccccccctTGCTCCTACTGTGCTTCAGACCATCCAGATGGCGTTTCTGAAATACGTGCGTTTCCTGGGTCCAGGTCTCATGGTTTCTGTGGCGTACATGGATCCTGGAAACTATTCCACGGCCGTTGCTGGTGGTGCCAACCATCAATTCGCCCTACTCTTTGTCATCTTGCTGTCTTCTATCATTGCTCTTGTGCTCCAGTCTCTGGCCATCAAGCTGGGATCCGTCACCGGTATGGACCTGGCAAGATGTTGCCGAGAATACCTACCCAAATGGATGTCAATAACTCTTTACATTTTTGCAGAGATTGCCATTGTTGCTACTGATATCGCTGAGGTCATTGGTACTGCCATTGCTCTAGATATCCTGCTTCACATTCCCCTGATCGCAGGGGTCTGTATGACcattgttgatgttctGATCGTGTTGTTTGCCTACAGACCTGGTGGAGGAATGCGAGTGGTCCGGTTCTTTGAGTatgctgttgctgctctcgTTCTGGGTGTCTCCATCTGCTTTATTATCCTTCTCTGTCGAATCCCCCACCAGTCAGTCCGAAAGATCTTCCGCGGGTTTGCTCCCAGTCGAGCACTGATTCAAGGAACGGGTATTGTTGACTCAGCAGGTATTTTGGGAGCTACAGTCATGCCTCATTCTCTGTTCCTTGGCTCAGGACTCGTCCAGCCTCGCCTTCGAGAATGGGACGTGGCTAACGGAACTGCCCCTGCTCCAGACAGCTCAAAGGACTCCGAAGAAGAG
Encoded here:
- a CDS encoding uncharacterized protein (Compare to YALI0C04389g, no similarity); its protein translation is MTGPRTTHNLHINPLSGQYVCLHHYMALCWGLACVGDSQICQSTQVHMLASLYERMSMCLSRPHSTFHNLNLALSAALSNQQCGHLSLHKQQRIYSLGVAFRAPPKKTAPFFSPSNTCTIPKMNKFATLAALVVVFFALFTQAAVIEKRLLGHKIDPKYPLKFDIFSNSNHCNGARIKSITIKTGAAEKCYKTERFNSVYVAPSNDCEIRVFKDHKCRGDPDYILETQGGNATCFSDTKNARSVMAVCQE
- a CDS encoding uncharacterized protein (Compare to YALI0C04411g, similar to uniprot|P38925 Saccharomyces cerevisiae YOL122C Transporter protein SMF1/E), whose protein sequence is MNCPTKDTDKTWARPGYNQNPRRFDSNLISNVFFSSGNVPKPATGCDDEDGGKGIPLDAIEERSVNENGSGGSEGPKDQVINHACPSAPPPPPLAPTVLQTIQMAFLKYVRFLGPGLMVSVAYMDPGNYSTAVAGGANHQFALLFVILLSSIIALVLQSLAIKLGSVTGMDLARCCREYLPKWMSITLYIFAEIAIVATDIAEVIGTAIALDILLHIPLIAGVCMTIVDVLIVLFAYRPGGGMRVVRFFEYAVAALVLGVSICFIILLCRIPHQSVRKIFRGFAPSRALIQGTGIVDSAGILGATVMPHSLFLGSGLVQPRLREWDVANGTAPAPDSSKDSEEEYFAYKPTIGAIKYCLKYSIIELVTTLFTLALFVNSAILIVSGATLYGNSDASTADLYGIHSLLRQYISKGAGTIFMLALLLSGQSAGIVCTIAGQMVSEGFLRWTIRPWLRRIITRSIAVVPCVVVAAAVGKEGLNSALNYSQVALTLLLPFLTFPLIYFTNSKKLMKVARDPSVTADDASETTVLAQWLDYSNHWVLAIVCWALWLFIAILNVYLIVQLGMGNY